A single region of the Salvelinus sp. IW2-2015 unplaced genomic scaffold, ASM291031v2 Un_scaffold8283, whole genome shotgun sequence genome encodes:
- the LOC112079510 gene encoding E3 ubiquitin-protein ligase RNF182 has product MSVPQPDPDEIPPSTITPVTTPTLSLTPIADELECKICYQRYNVHNRRPKILDCLHRVCARCLNKILDVGDVXGCISCPFCRHETEISEYEVSGLPDDSNVISCLAVRDKSWSSDHSKEVTLTPTSLSSTSPSHHSSNCLVITIMEVQRDTGSGDXGXGSSDHYTEHSLDSISVGSNGPDVQEALSKLCSHVPRILVWLLGLFYFGSLPLGIYLLVIQRVTLGIVCVSLVPSSLTVCLVYGFCQCLCQGMCDCSSRG; this is encoded by the coding sequence ATGAGTGTTCCTCAGCCTGACCCGGATGAGATTCCCCCCTCCACCATCACCCCTGTCACCACCCCCACCCTGAGCCTGACCCCCATCGCAGACGAGCTGGAGTGTAAGATCTGTTACCAGCGATACAATGTCCACAACCGCAGGCCCAAGATCCTGGACTGCCTCCACCGGGTGTGTGCCCGCTGCCTCAACAAGATCCTGGACGTGGGGGACGTCRTGGGCTGCATTTCCTGCCCCTTCTGCCGACACGAAACAGAGATCAGCGAATACGAGGTGTCGGGCCTCCCCGACGACTCCAACGTCATATCCTGCCTGGCCGTCAGGGATAAGTCCTGGAGCTCCGACCACAGCAAAGAGGTGACCCTCACccccacgagcctgtcctccacctccccctcgcACCACTCCTCCAACTGCCTGGTGATCACTATCATGGAGGTCCAGAGGGACACGGGGTCCGGGGACCYTGGCCRGGGCAGCTCYGACCACTACACAGAGCACAGCCTGGACTCCATCTCTGTGGGCTCCAACGGGCCGGAYGTTCAGGAAGCCCTGTCCAAGTTGTGTTCCCACGTCCCCCGGATCCTGGTGTGGCTCCTGGGGCTGTTCTACTTCGGGTCCCTGCCCCTGGGCATCTACCTGCTGGTGATCCAGAGGGTGACGCTGGGCATAGTCTGTGTGAGCCTGGTACCGTCCAGTCTGACTGTGTGTCTGGTCTATGGCTTCTGCCAGTGTCTCTGCCAGGGCATGTGTGACTGCTCGTCTaggggctga